From the genome of Hymenobacter sp. PAMC 26628, one region includes:
- a CDS encoding T9SS type A sorting domain-containing protein translates to MKTPTTLYSCLLALVGCAAHAQAVAPRWTWANSLASVPAVLPQALAADAAGNTYVSGTFTAPLTLGAGAVLTSQGGTDSFVAKYGPDGALRWTCQLAGPGTERIARLVADQAGGVYLLGTSNLVGQPNTVRLGASALTATGSGNTATLLARLDAQGQPQWLRQPNPGSGAVGADLGVDAAGNLYLTGVLTGTATFGALTLAVPSISFDRYLVKLDPQGAAVWARQGGRVPNSNGLAFYNQKLVVSADGDAYLVFYANAGPNGAFGSVTLPPGAGDFDEAVVKYDGQGAAQWAQQGGGPGFDRVLDAALDGTGRLGLVCQFPGTATFGAQVLAGPGTQSGALVVLDAATGAVQWGRAFTSPGAAQLSGVAADPQGTWYVAGYFDGTGTLGDRSFASTGGNDAVVASVSAQGAVGWVQQSTGPNNESAFLLRFTSPGRLAVGGTFTGTAQLGNLALTSQGGAAAADGFVAQLASTPLASRAAHAAGPLALYPNPVATTGALGLPVLPAGTRLAVRDALGRTVRTGPAAASFPLAGVAPGLYQVQATAPNGQLWAAKFIVE, encoded by the coding sequence ATGAAAACACCTACTACGCTTTACTCCTGCCTTTTGGCACTCGTTGGGTGCGCGGCCCATGCGCAAGCCGTGGCGCCCCGTTGGACGTGGGCCAATTCGCTCGCTAGCGTCCCTGCGGTTTTACCCCAGGCGCTGGCCGCGGACGCGGCCGGCAACACCTACGTGAGCGGCACGTTCACGGCGCCGCTTACCCTCGGCGCGGGCGCGGTGCTGACGAGCCAGGGCGGGACGGACAGCTTCGTGGCGAAGTACGGCCCGGACGGGGCCCTGCGGTGGACCTGCCAACTCGCGGGGCCGGGAACCGAGCGCATCGCGCGCCTGGTGGCCGACCAGGCGGGGGGCGTTTACCTGCTGGGCACGTCCAACCTCGTGGGCCAACCCAACACGGTGCGCCTCGGCGCTTCAGCGCTGACCGCCACGGGCAGCGGCAACACGGCCACGCTGCTCGCCCGCCTCGACGCGCAGGGGCAGCCGCAGTGGCTGCGCCAGCCCAACCCCGGATCGGGGGCCGTCGGGGCAGACCTGGGCGTGGACGCGGCCGGCAACCTGTACCTGACCGGTGTGCTTACCGGCACTGCCACCTTTGGCGCCCTCACGCTGGCCGTGCCGTCGATCTCCTTTGACCGCTACTTGGTGAAACTGGACCCGCAGGGGGCCGCGGTGTGGGCCCGGCAGGGCGGCCGCGTGCCCAACAGCAACGGGCTCGCCTTCTATAATCAAAAGTTGGTGGTCAGCGCGGACGGGGACGCGTACCTGGTTTTTTACGCCAACGCGGGACCCAACGGGGCCTTTGGTTCGGTCACGCTGCCCCCCGGCGCCGGCGATTTTGACGAGGCGGTCGTTAAGTACGACGGCCAAGGCGCCGCGCAGTGGGCGCAGCAAGGCGGCGGCCCGGGGTTCGACCGGGTGCTAGACGCCGCACTCGACGGCACGGGCCGCTTGGGTTTGGTCTGCCAATTTCCCGGCACCGCCACGTTTGGCGCGCAGGTGCTGGCCGGACCGGGGACGCAAAGCGGGGCCTTGGTGGTGCTGGACGCGGCGACCGGGGCGGTGCAGTGGGGCCGGGCCTTCACCAGCCCGGGCGCGGCCCAGCTGAGCGGCGTCGCCGCCGATCCCCAGGGCACGTGGTACGTGGCCGGCTACTTCGACGGCACGGGCACGTTGGGCGACCGGTCCTTCGCCAGCACGGGCGGTAACGACGCCGTGGTGGCCAGTGTCTCGGCCCAGGGCGCCGTGGGGTGGGTGCAGCAATCGACCGGGCCGAACAACGAGTCCGCTTTTCTCTTGCGGTTCACCAGCCCCGGCCGCTTGGCCGTCGGGGGCACGTTCACCGGCACGGCGCAATTGGGAAACCTCGCCCTGACGAGCCAAGGCGGGGCCGCGGCGGCGGACGGGTTTGTGGCGCAGCTGGCCAGCACGCCGTTGGCTTCCCGCGCCGCCCACGCCGCCGGGCCGTTGGCGCTGTACCCCAACCCGGTGGCCACCACAGGCGCGTTGGGGCTCCCCGTCTTGCCCGCGGGCACCCGGTTGGCTGTGCGCGACGCGTTGGGGCGAACCGTGCGCACCGGCCCCGCGGCGGCTTCCTTCCCGTTGGCTGGCGTAGCCCCCGGCCTCTATCAGGTGCAAGCAACGGCGCCCAATGGGCAACTGTGGGCTGCCAAATTTATCGTGGAATAG